TAAAGGTGTTCAATGACCCATTTAAATCTACAAACGCATCCCACATCAAGGTTGATAGTCGCAAACACGATTTCAGCGGGGTGTGAGCACGCATCCTTTCCATGTCAATACGGCATTGCAATCCTCGCAGACGGAAAACATTGTCACTACTGGAGATTTGAATTTCGATAACAGCACGACGTTGCAACTCAAAGTCATCTGGAGCTGTTCTCGCCAGCCTTGCCCAATCATCGAAATCGAAATTATCCATTAAGTGGCTGATTCAACTGCCTTTAGTGTTCCACACACCCGTAGGGATAGGCCCTTAGAAGGAAATTAGCGAAAACGATAAAAAAAGCTCGACTGAAATACCATTCCACAGGATGGCAGGTAAAAAAACGCGATTGTGGCGTGATTTAACGAACACTTCAAAGCTGGATTACAAAAGATCGTCAATCTGCTAAAACAGATAAATCGGCGCAACAGCCATGACCCATGGCGACCCATACGGGAGAGTATTGTTTGAATTGGGTTAAAGCCAAAGCGTGAGTAGGAAACAGGGGCCTGATAACAACATGGTCATGTATCTGGTTGGTTGTCCGGGATCACTCTTGAACGATCCCCTCAGTTAGACCACTAAATCAATGCTGCCGCCGCTGATCCAGTCAAACTAAAATTTATCGACTATCTAAGAGCCTTTTTAATGCAGCCTCGAACCATCCAAAGCCGATTCTTTCTTGCTCAAGCCGAATATTTTTACGTATCCGGTTATCACGTAAGTCGTTATAAAGAGAAAGCTCTTCGGGGGTTAGTCTGGGCAAGTCACGTAGTGTTTGCTTTTCTTCCTCACCCCAGAGCGGCTCGAATTTAAGTAAAGTCGCTCGATCCATCAATAACGACTCCACGTGCGCGAACTGATTGCGAAGTTGATCGAGAATTGCAAATCCGTGCGTATCAATATCACCCCAATAATAAATGCGGCAGCGCGATAGCCAATTGGCGTGTCTCGACATTTCAAATCCATACCCCGCACCGAAGATTACCAAGCTGCCCTTTAGCGGTGGAAAGGCTAAAAAATTGATCTCATTTTCAATAATGAAAACCCGTAAAACCATAGGATTGAGCTGAGCGAAGCTCGCGGCATCAAGAGTGATGTCTGGTACGTGTGCCGATGGAGTTTGATCAGGATCAAGTAAACGAAAACGAATGCGCAACGGCTTGTCGCGGAAGCCGTAGCGCGTTGCAAATCCGCTCACGCCAGACGCGTTAAAATCAACTGTTTCGGGATCTAAAGCCATATCGAACAACTCAGTCAGCACGCTGCGCTGCGCTTCTATGAATTTACTGTGAACGCCTGGAATATCGACCTGTCGCAGATACACGCCTGGTCTGGGATGAGCCTGCATCCAAACGACAATTTCCAGCAACCGATTCCAATCGTCTGCTAAAGCCAGCGCGAGCATGGGGCGTCTTGCTAGCCAGCCCAGCAGCTTCGGCTGGGACTGTTTTGTTTCCTCTATCAACGCAACAAATCGGGCAGCATCTTTGCGCTTGGATAGGAATGTTGCGGCAACATCGAAGCTATCGATCCACACCTCGGCGGGAACGGAGTTCATCCCTAAAATGCGGTGGTTGAACTCCCGTGCCACCACCCGACAGTGCGGGACGGCCCGAATCTCTCTGACCCAGGCACGAACCTCGTCAAAGCGATCAGCCATCTCAGCTGAGGTAGGACACTTGAGTATCAAACGTCGTGGGAACAGTGATTCCCCTGTAACAAGGCTGGACAACATATCCCCTCGTTCCCATAGCTTTTCCAGCTGAGTACGGAAGTCTCTCGGTCTTGTCCAACTCATCCCGAAACTCTCGCCTTCTCCGCGCGATACTCCTCAATCAAAAGATTGCGCAGCTTGGAGGCGCGACCATCTTCGTTTTGGACAAAACCCACGCTGGACACAAAAGGCTCGATGATGTGAATCTTCTGCAAGGGCGTGACAATCAGGAGTTGCAAGTTGAGTTGAGCAAACAAGCGCAAGCCATATTGCGCGGACTCGTCAGAGCCTCGTCCGAAAGCTTCGTCGATCACCACGAACCTGAAAGAACGAGATCGTACTGCCCCCCATTCAAGACCGAACTGATAGGCCAAGCTTGCGGCAAGAATGGTGTAAGCCAGCTTTTCTTTTTGTCCGCCCGACTTACCGCCCGAGTCAGAATAATGTTCGTGCTCCTTGCCATCCTCGCGCCAACGTTCACTGGCTGCGAACACGTACCAATTACGCACATCGGTTACTTTAGCTGTCCAGCGTCGATCTTGTTCAGAGATTCCCTCACGTCCGCGAAAACGCTCGATGATAAGCTTCACTTGCAGGAATTTTGCTTCTGAATATTGGCTGTCGTCTGAACCCGTGATTTCCCCTTCAGTACAGGCGCGCAGTTCAGTTTGAAAGTCGCGAATGTCGGCATCCGGCGTAGGCTGAGCTTCAAGTTGTATGTATCGCCCCGTGTTGTAGTCGATCCCCGTTAGCGATTCGTTGATGCGCGCGATACGCTCCCTGATCGTTTCGCGCTCGCGCGCCAACTGCGATTGAAAATTGGCGACTTCGTTGATCGTATTTTCGTTCAGCAATTTTTTGAAGCGCGCTTCAAAACGCGGCAAGTCATCAGCCTGCAGCGCATTGAGCATAGCGCGATATTCGAAAACAGCGTCGATGCTGGCATCCACCTCTGAGGTTTCCAATTTGAACGCCTCTTTGTAGGCTGCCATCGCTTGAATAATTTTGTCGCGCAAACGTTTGAGCTTTGCATCCTCTGCATTGATCTTGGTCTGCAACCACTCACGCAAATCTCGCTCACGGTTATCACAAGATTCAACCGTGAGCTGATGCTCTCCCAACGCCTCATCACGGATCGCATCAAGACGCTCAAAGCGCGCTGAATGAGTTGCATATGCCGGTTCATCAAGTATTGCTTGCGTTTGCATCCGCAATGCTTCGGCATCTATTTTTTTCTGCTCTGCTTTGGATCGCTTGTCTTTGTGTTCTTCAAGCTGTCCTTCCGTGGCTATTAATGCTGCCTCAATAGCACCCAACCGTTCAGCCAATTGCCTTAGCACGTCGGAAGTCGACTCCAGCCTTTGTTTCTCATCGGTTAACGCCGCCACCTCTAGTACAAGGAGCCGCCAGTCAATTTCACGAAAATCGTCAAACACCTCCAGCTTCGAAAGCACCGTGATGAACGCTTGAAGTTCCCTACGGGCTGATTCAATCTTGCCAATAAGGCTGCCCTTTTCGCGCAGGCATTTTTCCAAACTTCTGGCTTTGTCTTCAAGTGCAGCGATCTTGGCTGCATTGGTCCAGCCCAACACGTAACGACTTCGATCATCCAACCGATGGCGGTCGTCTTTCTCGTGCCGCTCACCCCCTGCCTTGATTTGTCCTGCACGAGTGATAGCCCGCGTCTCGCGGCGAAACTGCTCTTGAGTGACGCAGCAGGCCACGTCGAAACGATGTACCAGTTCGCGTTCCAGCCAATCGTAAAAGGCTGAGTCAGGCTTAATTGCCAGCTTGCGCGCCAAAGAATCACGATGCAGGCTAGGCAATTCACTCCGAGAATTCTGACGTATACGAAAATAAACCAAGCGACCTTTCAGGTGCGTTTTATCAACCCACTCAGCGACCGCTACATAGCGTTCATCCGGCACCAGCAAGGACAAGCCGAAGCTGCGCAACAGCCGTTCGGCCGCGCCTTCCCAGTCACGCTCGTCCTCATGTACCTGGAGCAACTCGCCGGCGAAGGGCATCTCCTCTTCAGACAAGTTGAGTGCTTTGCACAAGGCTGACCGCATGACCACTTGTTCCAATGGAATGTTGCTGCGGCGCGCTTTCAGACTGTTAATCTCGGCAGTCAACGCATCATGCTCTTGTTTACCCTGACGCAAACCCACGCTGTGCTCAGTCAAATTGTTTTGCAAGCTGACATCTCTCACCCGCGTGATTTCAGCCGATGCAATAAAGCGTTGTCGTTGCCGCAAAAATTCGTCCTCATCCTCTGCGGGACTTTCAGCAACAGCGCGCACCAGCTCAGCGTAACGCTGCGCCTTGCGTTCACGCACCTCGCGCTCCTGCTCTTTCTTGCTGATCTCAATCGTCAGCCGTTCCAGACGGTCACCGCCGTTGTCAGCAATGCTGCGTTTGAGTTCAGCCACTTCAACGCGCTGTGCATCACGTTGTGCTTCAACACGTTTGACCTGGGTGTCTTGTCGTGCCCATTCCTCCAGCAAGTTAGCTGCGCGTTTTTCCAACAAGTCGAGTTTCAATCCAGCAAAGTAGGAACTGAGCGCATCGCGGCAAGCACGAAATTCATCGACTAATGCAACCAGCGACGCATGACGATCTCCGTCTGCAACCAACGGGGCAAGCATCTCGACTTGCCGCTTGGCTTTCAGCACGGCCTCGTGTGCGCGGCTTAGATCATCGAAGTGGCCAATCAAAGCGGTGATGCGCGGCGCAACGTCAAATGGTTCCAGCATGTGGCTGCGCACAAAATCAGTAAGGTTACCCACTGATTTCATCGACACGGTTTGGTGAAATAATTCCAGTGCCTGTTCGTTTTCAATGCCGAAACGACGCCGAAACCATGCCCCGTAAGGTGGGAAGCTGTCGAATATTTCCGCGCCCATTCCTCTCAGTTTTTTCCTGAGTTGAACGATGTCCGAACCAAAATGTGCGAAGTCAGCCGTAATCGACAGTGCCCGTTCTGCACAGACAAAGAAGCGTGCAGGCTGTGCCTGGGCATCCTTCATCCAGAACACCTGCGCCAGCGTCACCGTTTGGTCATAGCCCGCGTTATGAAAAACACCCAAAATAACCGAGTAACTATTGTGATCGCGCAGCGCTACAGGCTTGGCCGTTCCACTCACCTCATTGCGTTCGGACTTGTAATGCCCAAGCACATAAGAGCGCAACGTGCGCTCTTTATTGTCAGCACCGGCAGCCTTGTTGTAAGCGATACGATACGCCGGAACCAACAGTGTGGTAACGGCATCCACCAGCGTGGATTTCCCCGATCCAATGTCCCCAGTGAGCAAGGCATTCTTACCATTGAGGTTCAGCGTCCATACCCTTGCATCAAAAGTGCCCCAATTAAACACTTCCAAACGATGCAAGCGGAATCCGGATAGCGCATCATCGCTGACAAAATCCAGCCCCAATGTTTGCATCTCATCCATTGGAATCACCTGCTGAAGTTGCATTGATCTGTACCTGATACGCTGACAGCCGCATATCGAAATCATTCAGCCACTGCGCATCCACAAAAGCTTTGATGATGCGACGCACCTCGAATGCGGTGGGTTGTCCTGCGCCAGTTTTAAGTTTGCGCAAAAATCCCAACTCGACAATCTTGTTGAGATGCGTCTCAATCTGGTCGATAAGCTTCGCCTCATTACTGCTGTCGGGCAAGAACACACGAACCAGCTCGACGAGTTGATCACGAGTCAACACGAGACGTGTGTCACCACCACTTGCATCGAACTCAGCCAATTTCTTGCGCAACAGCGCCAGCAGCAAGCTCACAGGGAAAGTCAGCGGACGGCGCGCTACCAGTCGTGGTAGCTTTGCAGCACCTTCGTCTTCACTTTCCAAACGTGCTCGCAAGAATGCATACCCCTCGGACTCGTCCAGCACCAATTCCAGGCCCAACACGGTCACGTAATCACGCACGCGAGCTTGTAGATTGAGCAAGGCATTCCAAAGGCTGGTCTCTCCTTCCTGGTAAATCACGCCTTTGAGCAAAGTGATGACCAAGGCTGATAACTCATTCGTTGCAGCGGCATTTTCTGGTTTAAGCCCTTGCTCTGTCATGCTTATCTCACAAAAATCACGCGCGGCAAACGTGCCCGTTTCACTTGTTCTTGGCCATCCGATTCTTCTCTGCGCCAGAAAATTTCATCAGTCACCTCTTCATCCACCACGACCTTGAAAGTGTCACCCGCAAGCTGGAGGTAGGCCACCAGTTCTGCCAGTCCGCGTTGTAGCGGCTGCATTCCGCACAGCTCACGCAACGTGACTTGCGAGCGATCCTGCAAAGCATGTCGGATATGTCTAACCAGTTGCGCCTTATCAATAACGACTTGCGAGTACAAGGCTCCTGCATCTATTTCGACATCTCCCTCTTCCAGCACGATATCGGCAATTTGTGGTTTGATGGAAGGTGTGTGTAGTGGTCGTTCCATCGGCAACTCGACATCAGCAGCTGTATCTGCAATGTCCATCATCACACCTGACGGCTGAGATTCGCGCACTGCTAACGCTTTAGTTTCGATGCCGTGCAGAATGTCCATGATGCGGCGGTTTTCCAGCCAGGCTTGATCGTCAAGAAAACGCCGCAGTTGTTGCGAAAGTTGGGCGACGGTCCGCTGTGTATGCTCTCCAGCCTCCAGCCAATCATAATGTACACGACGTGTTCGGCTGTCAGGCTTAAGTTCAATGACAGGTGGCAGAGCCAACACACGCTCAAGCAATTCCGACAGTTCCTCCTGCCGTCGACTGGACATCAAAAAATCCCAGAATGCGCGAAAACTGCGTCCCTGGTCCGAGTCGGAAATTGCATCTCGCTCGCCCATGATCTCTTCCAGTAGCGTTCCTTTTGAGCCTTGCCACAGTGCGATGCGCTCCCGCACGCGCCGATCCAAACCACGAAAGTTATGCTCTACCTCACGAAAATCGCTCAGCAGCTCCCGCGCCAATTGCGTGAATTGCTGGAAGCGGTCTTTCAATGCGGTGTTATCTAACAGCGGAATGTCACCCGACAATATTCGCTCGATTTCCCTATCAATTTCATCACGCCGTTTGTGTAATTCAGCAACACGCGTTTGAGGATCGGATTCAGATCCTTCACTCATCTGCTTAAGCAACTCGAACAGCGTAAGCAGGCGCGACTCCGTGCCCACAAAGCTGCGCTGGGTGAGCGTTGCAGGCCAGGTAATCGCTTTTTCGGTCGGTGGGGAAAGATCGAAATGCGGTTCATCCGATCCTTGAACATAGAATTTGCGCAACCACCCCTTCTCAGTGCTCGCCCAGTCGTTGAGGTATTCAAGTGCAGATTTTGGAAAAGCATCTAAGCCTAGACTCTCGCGTAAGGCAAACAGTTCGTCTTCGAGTGATTCTGCCAAATCAGCTTGCGCCATAACGCGCACATTCGGCACGATAAACACTCGCTGCAAAAAACTCGCTACCAACGGTGCATGATCCGAGCGTAACAAACGCCACGCCGGATGGCTTTGGCGCAATAGATCAAGAGTGGCAAAGTCGAAATTCATTGAAAATACAATTCACGTTTTAAGCAACTGCCATATGGCATCATCAACTTCGCAAGTCCTCATAGCATCCAAACTGTCCTGCCAATCCATCCAGTATCATATTGACCGCAATCGCGGTATGCGGGATCAGCGCATACCGCCAAGGCTTGCCACCATTGGCTGCTGCGTAGTCCGAAGCATTCTTGCACCACTTGATTGCCGCTTCCTTTTTGGCTAGAACAGTGGCATCTTCCATCTGATTGCTGGCCTTTGGCTCCAGCATGTAGATCGCATTTTTCGTCTCTGCCACGAAATCGGGCTGATATTCCAGATGGTTTGCGCCCTGCTTGTAGAAAAGCTGAAACTGCCCCTTGGCAGGTTTGAACCATTTGTCGGCATCGCGATCAAGGATAACCGCCAACACGCGCTCCGCTTCTGAGTCAAACTTCTGCACCGGGTACAAGCAACGCCTGAAACCGCCGAACACATACTTCGACATATTGCTCTTATCCGCAGGCGAAACCCGATAATCAGTGGACGGCTCATTAACAGCATAGGTGTAGGCACTGGGTTTGAATTCCGTGAATCCTTTACTCACCACCACTTCGTAATCAACGGAATCTTCCCAGCTATGCTCCTGCATTTGTGCATGGATAAACTGCGCAATCGGTCTCTGGTAGCAACGCAACACCTTACGCGTGTCATCCTCGGATAAGTATGAGCAAAAATGCTTAATGGTTTGCGCTGCTAATTCATAAAGAAGATCAGCCTGATCGTCATAAGAAACATCGTCGAAGTCCACCAGACCACTGACGACATAATCTTCCATATTCTTTTCTTCCATACCGCCATTGCCTAACGTCATCACTTCAAGCTGGCTTGTACGCAGATGTTGAATCCATAGTTCCTCTAAGACAGCCGGGTAATTCAGCGCCTCCAGCTTCAGTGTGAACGGTTTGAATCCGGCTTTCACCTCGCCCTTGGGCACAACCAGAATCCGTGGAATATCTATCGTCTGTTGCGTCACCAACTCCACCGTTTTTGCCACAATGGCCACGAAATCCGGTTGCTTGGTCACACCTTCCAATTCTATCTGCGCAGGCCGATGCTGTTCTTGCACTGCCTTGACAATGGCCGTCTGAATCTCCGGGTTTTTCAGATGCGCCAGCGTTGGCACAGTCGTCGGCTGATTCTCCAGCTTGCGAATCACTTCATAAGCGATTTGTGCGACCTTCTGCTCTTCCGGCTTGATAAAAATGGGCTGCACATCCTGCCCTGCCATCTGCGTGCTGCCAGCCGCATCGGCTGGTTTCAACCCCAGCTTGGTGGCCAGTTGCGATTGCGAAACGATGGTCGCCGTTTTTTGCCCAAAAACATCATCATCCAGTATCACCTCTTTCAGGTGAATGGCGGAATCAGGCCGGTTCGCCTCGTTGATGATTTCCTGGAACTTGTCATGCGCGATGATGTTTAATCTGTCTACCGCCGTCACGCCGGTGCGTTTGCCATACGGCAAGCGCAAGCCGCGCCCGATGGATTGCTCGATCAGGATGCGCGCATTGGCCGCACGCAATGGCACGATGGTGTAAAGGTTGGTCACGTCCCAACCTTCTTTCAGCATGTTGACGTGGATCACGATCTCCGTTGGCTCATCGGTGTGTTCGACCTTCAGCAGCCGCGCGATCATTGCCTCCTCTTCGGCACCGGTACGGCTCGAATCTACTTGTATGACCTTGTCCTTGTAACGCCCCTCGAAAAACTCATGCGACTGAATCAACGCCAGCAACTGCCCGGCATGGGTCGTATCCCGCGCGATCACAAGCAGGAAAGGTTTAACGATGGAATTACTGGTTTCGCGGGCATAAGTTTCCAGCTCCACCTTCACGCTCTCGTGCAAGCGCACACCATCTTCCAGTTTCATGCGTTCGATCTCTTCGGGCGACATCCCCGCCGGATTGAAATTCTTGCGCGTTACTACGGCAGGCTCTTTCACAAAGCCATCCGCCATCGCTTTGCCCAGCGGGTAATCAAAAATAATATTCTTAAACGGCACCGACCCCTTAGCGGTCTCCACGAACGGAGTAGCCGTCAGCTCCAGCCCCAGGATTGGCTTCAGCTCGTTGATCGCCTTGATTCCCGCACTGGCACGGTAACGATGCGATTCATCCATCAGCAGCACCAGATCAGGCAACCCGGCCAGATAATCGAAATAACTCTCGCCGATATATTCCGACAGCCGCTTGATGCGCGGAGCTTTGCCGCCGCGCACCTCAGAATTGATTTTCGAGATATTAAAAATGTTGATCCGCACCCCGCCGAACAACGTGCCGCTGGCCGGGTCGTGCTGGTCGTAGTTGTCGCCGGTGATGATGGAAGGCGCATCAATGGCGAATTCCGAGATGCCCTTGAACACATACTTAGGATGTGTGCGGTCGCTGAAATCTGTGATCAACTTATTATAGATAGTCAGGTTCGGGGCCAGAACGAAAAAATTATTGATGCCATGCGCCAGATGCAGATAGCTGATAAATGCACCCATCAGCCGCGTCTTACCCACACCCGTAGCCAACGCAAAGCACAGCGACGGGAAGTCGCGCTCGAAGTCGGTCACCGATGGAAATTCGCTGCGGATAATCTCCAGCGCGGCAGCAACGTCCGCCCCTTTTTTGGGTGGAATGATTTCAGTTATACGATCCAGAATCTCCAATGAGCGGCGTTGCGGAGCACGCAAGCTCAAGCGCCCGGCAATAGCATTAACGTGGCGGTTCATGGCTTCTCCTCGCCCTTCAAGTAGCGCGCCAACTTCAAGTCGAAATCGGACTGGTAGTCCAAATCTTGTTGCACGCGAAATTTGTCATATTCGGCATGAGCCTTGGTACGCGCCATCTCCTGCGAAATTTTTCCGGCGTTTTCCAGCACCTGCTGATCGGTGAAATTCAGGAAACGCTCTACCCACTCCAGCCAGTTTTTCATGGTCATGACCTGGCGATTCAGCGCACGCACTTCGGCAAAGTCTATAAACAGGGAAACCAGCCGGTTCAGCTTATCAAGCTCAGACTGGTTCAGATAATTCTTGGCGATGGTGACATCGCCCTTGAGGATTTTCCCGCGCGGGGCATTCTTCCAGGTCGTCAGGCCCATGAAGGGCTTGT
This genomic interval from Candidatus Nitrotoga sp. AM1P contains the following:
- a CDS encoding DUF3135 domain-containing protein — translated: MDNFDFDDWARLARTAPDDFELQRRAVIEIQISSSDNVFRLRGLQCRIDMERMRAHTPLKSCLRLSTLMWDAFVDLNGSLNTFMGNDCRSTNVSSHSARSAEIIPLATKYKPHE
- a CDS encoding Wadjet anti-phage system protein JetD domain-containing protein; translation: MSWTRPRDFRTQLEKLWERGDMLSSLVTGESLFPRRLILKCPTSAEMADRFDEVRAWVREIRAVPHCRVVAREFNHRILGMNSVPAEVWIDSFDVAATFLSKRKDAARFVALIEETKQSQPKLLGWLARRPMLALALADDWNRLLEIVVWMQAHPRPGVYLRQVDIPGVHSKFIEAQRSVLTELFDMALDPETVDFNASGVSGFATRYGFRDKPLRIRFRLLDPDQTPSAHVPDITLDAASFAQLNPMVLRVFIIENEINFLAFPPLKGSLVIFGAGYGFEMSRHANWLSRCRIYYWGDIDTHGFAILDQLRNQFAHVESLLMDRATLLKFEPLWGEEEKQTLRDLPRLTPEELSLYNDLRDNRIRKNIRLEQERIGFGWFEAALKRLLDSR
- a CDS encoding ATP-binding protein; the protein is MDEMQTLGLDFVSDDALSGFRLHRLEVFNWGTFDARVWTLNLNGKNALLTGDIGSGKSTLVDAVTTLLVPAYRIAYNKAAGADNKERTLRSYVLGHYKSERNEVSGTAKPVALRDHNSYSVILGVFHNAGYDQTVTLAQVFWMKDAQAQPARFFVCAERALSITADFAHFGSDIVQLRKKLRGMGAEIFDSFPPYGAWFRRRFGIENEQALELFHQTVSMKSVGNLTDFVRSHMLEPFDVAPRITALIGHFDDLSRAHEAVLKAKRQVEMLAPLVADGDRHASLVALVDEFRACRDALSSYFAGLKLDLLEKRAANLLEEWARQDTQVKRVEAQRDAQRVEVAELKRSIADNGGDRLERLTIEISKKEQEREVRERKAQRYAELVRAVAESPAEDEDEFLRQRQRFIASAEITRVRDVSLQNNLTEHSVGLRQGKQEHDALTAEINSLKARRSNIPLEQVVMRSALCKALNLSEEEMPFAGELLQVHEDERDWEGAAERLLRSFGLSLLVPDERYVAVAEWVDKTHLKGRLVYFRIRQNSRSELPSLHRDSLARKLAIKPDSAFYDWLERELVHRFDVACCVTQEQFRRETRAITRAGQIKAGGERHEKDDRHRLDDRSRYVLGWTNAAKIAALEDKARSLEKCLREKGSLIGKIESARRELQAFITVLSKLEVFDDFREIDWRLLVLEVAALTDEKQRLESTSDVLRQLAERLGAIEAALIATEGQLEEHKDKRSKAEQKKIDAEALRMQTQAILDEPAYATHSARFERLDAIRDEALGEHQLTVESCDNRERDLREWLQTKINAEDAKLKRLRDKIIQAMAAYKEAFKLETSEVDASIDAVFEYRAMLNALQADDLPRFEARFKKLLNENTINEVANFQSQLARERETIRERIARINESLTGIDYNTGRYIQLEAQPTPDADIRDFQTELRACTEGEITGSDDSQYSEAKFLQVKLIIERFRGREGISEQDRRWTAKVTDVRNWYVFAASERWREDGKEHEHYSDSGGKSGGQKEKLAYTILAASLAYQFGLEWGAVRSRSFRFVVIDEAFGRGSDESAQYGLRLFAQLNLQLLIVTPLQKIHIIEPFVSSVGFVQNEDGRASKLRNLLIEEYRAEKARVSG
- a CDS encoding DUF4194 domain-containing protein, giving the protein MTEQGLKPENAAATNELSALVITLLKGVIYQEGETSLWNALLNLQARVRDYVTVLGLELVLDESEGYAFLRARLESEDEGAAKLPRLVARRPLTFPVSLLLALLRKKLAEFDASGGDTRLVLTRDQLVELVRVFLPDSSNEAKLIDQIETHLNKIVELGFLRKLKTGAGQPTAFEVRRIIKAFVDAQWLNDFDMRLSAYQVQINATSAGDSNG
- a CDS encoding DUF3375 domain-containing protein produces the protein MNFDFATLDLLRQSHPAWRLLRSDHAPLVASFLQRVFIVPNVRVMAQADLAESLEDELFALRESLGLDAFPKSALEYLNDWASTEKGWLRKFYVQGSDEPHFDLSPPTEKAITWPATLTQRSFVGTESRLLTLFELLKQMSEGSESDPQTRVAELHKRRDEIDREIERILSGDIPLLDNTALKDRFQQFTQLARELLSDFREVEHNFRGLDRRVRERIALWQGSKGTLLEEIMGERDAISDSDQGRSFRAFWDFLMSSRRQEELSELLERVLALPPVIELKPDSRTRRVHYDWLEAGEHTQRTVAQLSQQLRRFLDDQAWLENRRIMDILHGIETKALAVRESQPSGVMMDIADTAADVELPMERPLHTPSIKPQIADIVLEEGDVEIDAGALYSQVVIDKAQLVRHIRHALQDRSQVTLRELCGMQPLQRGLAELVAYLQLAGDTFKVVVDEEVTDEIFWRREESDGQEQVKRARLPRVIFVR
- a CDS encoding DEAD/DEAH box helicase; this translates as MNRHVNAIAGRLSLRAPQRRSLEILDRITEIIPPKKGADVAAALEIIRSEFPSVTDFERDFPSLCFALATGVGKTRLMGAFISYLHLAHGINNFFVLAPNLTIYNKLITDFSDRTHPKYVFKGISEFAIDAPSIITGDNYDQHDPASGTLFGGVRINIFNISKINSEVRGGKAPRIKRLSEYIGESYFDYLAGLPDLVLLMDESHRYRASAGIKAINELKPILGLELTATPFVETAKGSVPFKNIIFDYPLGKAMADGFVKEPAVVTRKNFNPAGMSPEEIERMKLEDGVRLHESVKVELETYARETSNSIVKPFLLVIARDTTHAGQLLALIQSHEFFEGRYKDKVIQVDSSRTGAEEEAMIARLLKVEHTDEPTEIVIHVNMLKEGWDVTNLYTIVPLRAANARILIEQSIGRGLRLPYGKRTGVTAVDRLNIIAHDKFQEIINEANRPDSAIHLKEVILDDDVFGQKTATIVSQSQLATKLGLKPADAAGSTQMAGQDVQPIFIKPEEQKVAQIAYEVIRKLENQPTTVPTLAHLKNPEIQTAIVKAVQEQHRPAQIELEGVTKQPDFVAIVAKTVELVTQQTIDIPRILVVPKGEVKAGFKPFTLKLEALNYPAVLEELWIQHLRTSQLEVMTLGNGGMEEKNMEDYVVSGLVDFDDVSYDDQADLLYELAAQTIKHFCSYLSEDDTRKVLRCYQRPIAQFIHAQMQEHSWEDSVDYEVVVSKGFTEFKPSAYTYAVNEPSTDYRVSPADKSNMSKYVFGGFRRCLYPVQKFDSEAERVLAVILDRDADKWFKPAKGQFQLFYKQGANHLEYQPDFVAETKNAIYMLEPKASNQMEDATVLAKKEAAIKWCKNASDYAAANGGKPWRYALIPHTAIAVNMILDGLAGQFGCYEDLRS